From a region of the Octopus sinensis linkage group LG18, ASM634580v1, whole genome shotgun sequence genome:
- the LOC118767045 gene encoding chromosome-associated kinesin KIF4B-like, with translation MKKEAGVYRSWKMKKDVEVNKLLQNDRKRQFEIQKLQRAQEKQQAILKRKSEEAAVANKRLKEALKKQALVRNDRNNNFERYDASANATKLKTLLEQELEVKVRVQEAKYHLKNLVEDRKTLSLELRRLKNSDPPTKKRITTDGDGSPKEVNISIIKLTDEINDRNVQIATLQSEIQEAENDKFKGCVETIRSINDSKVLLNFLIEKIRFLYFSYLNR, from the exons atgaagaaagaagctGGCGTTTACCGtagttggaaaatgaaaaaagatgtGGAAGTTAACAAGCTTCTACAgaat GACCGAAAAAGACAATTTGAAATCCAAAAGCTACAAAGAGCTCAAGAAAAGCAGCAGGCCATACTTAAAAGGAAATCTGAAGAG GCTGCAGTTGcaaacaaaagattaaaagaggCATTAAAGAAGCAAGCTCTTGTCAGGAATGATCGCAACAATAATTTTGAAAGATATGACGCTAGTGCAAATGCAACAAAATTAAAG ACACTATTGGAACAAGAATTGGAAGTGAAAGTTCGAGTCCAGGAAGCAAAATACCACTTAAAGAATTTGGTTGAAGACCGAAAAACTTTGTCTTTGGAGTTGAGGCGCTTGAAAAATTCAGATCCACCTACAAAG AAACGTATAACAACTGATGGTGATGGCAGTCCAAAGGAGGTGAACATTAGTATCATAAAGTTAACTGATGAAATTAATGAcag AAATGTTCAAATTGCCACTCTTCAATCAGAAATCCAAGAGGCAGAAAATG ATAAATTCAAAGGATGTGTTGAAACAATCCGTAGCATCAACGATTCTAAAGTTCTTTTGAACTTTTTAATTGAGAAgataagatttttatatttttcttatctcAACCGTTAA